ATCATTGTCGAAAGTGTATCAATATAACTTTTTATTGTAAGCTGATTCATTTTTCTACTCCTTGTTTTTTATGTCTTGGGTTGCTTTTATTTCATTGGCAACAACAGCAAATCCTCTGCCGGCATCGCCAGCTCTTGCAGCTTCTATTGCAACTTTTAGGGCAAAGAAGATTTATTTGATCAGATATTGCTGAAACAGCTTGAGTAATCTTTGCTTTTTCTTCCATTTATAATGGCGAGTAAAAAACATTTGAGTTCTTTTTTAGAGGCTTAAAACAAGATAGCCAACTCCGGTCCCAAGCATTATAATTGTCATGAAAAAGAAAATTTTTCTTTCAGCTTTTTTAGAAAACCAGAGCTTTCCGTTCTTGTAGTAGAATAATTTTTCAGATTTTTTTTTATTTTCCATTTTATCCTCTTTTTGGAAGGGCCTTTAATTTAAAAGGCCCTTGTTTAAAGTTAATTTGTTTAAATTTTAAAATCCGGGAAGTCCGCCAAAGCCTCTCATTCCCCAGTAAACCATGGTAAGAGCCAGGAGAACTACGTTTGCAACAACCCACATGATTCCACCGATTCTTAAAAAATCCTTGGGCTCAAGATAACCGCTGGCATATACAATTGCATTTGGAGGAGTACCTATAATAAGAAGGTATGCAAATGAAGATGCACAGGCAGTACTCATGGCTATAAAAGGAAGAAATGATGTGCCGGGATGTGCAAGAGCTGCAAGGTTAAGAGAGATAGGACCAACTGCAGCAGCAGCAGGACCGTCTGCCATAAGGTTTGTCATTATTGCTGTAAGTCCGTTGTTTACAAGCATAAGAGGAGCACCGCTGTTTATTCCTAAAGGAGCAAGCAGGTCTAGAACTGATCTTGCCATCCAGTAAGCAGCACCTGTGGAGTCAAGTGTACGTCCAAAAATAATTGCACCTGCATAAAGCCATACAACACCCCAGTCCACTCCTTCCTGATAATCCCTCCAGTTAACAATTCCTGCCATTATATAGGCAACAGCACCTGCAATAGCAATTACACCTATTCCAAGCCGTACTGGAATAATTCCTGAGGTGTAAAAAAGTTTTTCAGTAAACCATCCAAAAACCATGATAACAAAAATGATAAGGGCAATTATCTGATGCTTGTTCCAGGGTCCCATTTTATCAATTTCGCTTTGAAGATGCCTCATGGCAGGTCCAAGATCTGTAACCAGTGGTTTAAATCTCCAGTTTAAAACCAACCATGTTATTGGCATCATTACTATTACAAATGGCATTGCATAGGTTACCCACTCAAAATAACCAATGTTGAAGCCAAACATATCTTCAAGATAGGTCATCATTATTACGTTTCTGGCACCGCCTGAGGGAGCTCCAAATCCACCGATATTACATGCCATGGCAATACCAATCATAAGCATTTTTCCAAGTTCGGGATCTGAAGGCACATCTTTTGTAAGGCTGTTTTCGTATAAAAGAATACCAATAGGCAAAAACATTGCTGCAAGTGCATGATCTGAAATAAATGCAGCAAGAGGCGAGATTATAAGAAAAAATATAAGAGTAATCCATTTCACATTGGGGGTTGCAAGTTTTCTGAACATCATAAGGCAGACTCGCTTGTCTACACCGGTTCTGACAAATGCCACAGCAAACATCAAGCTACCCATGATAAACCAACAGGCATCACTCCAGTAGAGCATGGCAACTTCTTGACGTGTTACAACATTGGTAAACATAAAAATAAGGCCTATGCAGAAAGCAACTGCTGGAAGAGGGATACATTCTGTAAAAAAACAGAATACTATGAAAATTGTTACCCCTATTGA
The window above is part of the Desulforegulaceae bacterium genome. Proteins encoded here:
- a CDS encoding methyl-accepting chemotaxis protein; translation: MFFALKVAIEAARAGDAGRGFAVVANEIKATQDIKNKE
- a CDS encoding DASS family sodium-coupled anion symporter, with protein sequence MENTKKEKATGYDKYVDWKLFIIPVVLLFVVLFMPTPYGMKDVGTEYAIGPKVVVNHVTEKVFKVKASDAEQWQLLTGRMMDQNMQMGAMSKARFLKRDAKWCKKYKIDCDSQNLAKAHKFVEANFTEESFSALSQELLDLRRDVLKYEDLSVKDRAAADKSAWKIKVSIGVTIFIVFCFFTECIPLPAVAFCIGLIFMFTNVVTRQEVAMLYWSDACWFIMGSLMFAVAFVRTGVDKRVCLMMFRKLATPNVKWITLIFFLIISPLAAFISDHALAAMFLPIGILLYENSLTKDVPSDPELGKMLMIGIAMACNIGGFGAPSGGARNVIMMTYLEDMFGFNIGYFEWVTYAMPFVIVMMPITWLVLNWRFKPLVTDLGPAMRHLQSEIDKMGPWNKHQIIALIIFVIMVFGWFTEKLFYTSGIIPVRLGIGVIAIAGAVAYIMAGIVNWRDYQEGVDWGVVWLYAGAIIFGRTLDSTGAAYWMARSVLDLLAPLGINSGAPLMLVNNGLTAIMTNLMADGPAAAAVGPISLNLAALAHPGTSFLPFIAMSTACASSFAYLLIIGTPPNAIVYASGYLEPKDFLRIGGIMWVVANVVLLALTMVYWGMRGFGGLPGF